A window of the Bdellovibrio sp. ZAP7 genome harbors these coding sequences:
- the cobB gene encoding Sir2 family NAD+-dependent deacetylase, whose protein sequence is MNSHLFKNIVILTGAGISAESGIRTFRDQDGLWEEHRIEDVATPEAFHRDPALVQRFYNARRSQLKDPKVVPNAAHFALAELEKAWEGEFLLVTQNVDNLHRKAGSQNLLHMHGRLDQIRCLSCEEVMLWEEDLEVNESCPQCGIKGALRPDIVWFGEMPHHMDEIYYALENADIFISIGTSGNVYPAAGFVQLAWKARKIEINVKDTEISRAFEEHLVGPASEEVPKLVKQILGD, encoded by the coding sequence TTGAACTCACATCTCTTCAAAAACATCGTGATTCTTACTGGGGCCGGCATTTCCGCCGAGTCAGGCATTCGCACGTTTCGCGATCAAGACGGCCTTTGGGAAGAACATCGTATCGAGGACGTTGCCACTCCCGAGGCTTTTCATCGGGACCCGGCTTTGGTTCAACGCTTTTACAATGCGAGACGATCTCAACTGAAAGACCCAAAAGTGGTGCCCAATGCCGCTCATTTCGCTCTGGCAGAGTTGGAAAAGGCCTGGGAGGGCGAATTCCTGCTGGTCACCCAGAATGTCGACAATCTGCATCGAAAAGCGGGCTCCCAAAACCTTCTGCACATGCATGGTCGCTTGGATCAAATCCGCTGCCTGTCTTGCGAAGAAGTGATGCTGTGGGAAGAAGACTTAGAAGTAAATGAGAGTTGCCCTCAATGCGGCATCAAGGGCGCCCTTCGCCCCGACATCGTGTGGTTTGGGGAAATGCCCCACCACATGGACGAGATTTACTACGCCTTGGAAAACGCCGACATTTTTATTTCCATCGGCACCAGCGGCAATGTCTACCCTGCCGCCGGCTTCGTACAACTTGCGTGGAAAGCGCGCAAGATTGAAATCAATGTGAAAGACACGGAAATTTCCCGCGCCTTTGAGGAACATCTGGTGGGACCTGCTTCAGAGGAAGTTCCGAAACTTGTGAAGCAGATCCTGGGCGATTAA
- a CDS encoding aconitate hydratase translates to MASKIETTPEMVQNVYKKTAERIAVVGKRLNRPLTLGEKILFGHLDDPQNQELVRGESFLLLRPDRVAMQDATAQMALLQFMLAGKDEAAVPSTVHCDHLIQAYKGSSVDMTVANTSNKEVYDFLATASSRYNIGFWKPGAGIIHQVILENYAFPGGLMIGTDSHTPNAGGLGMCAVGVGGSDASDVMVGLPWEVKNPKLIGVHLKGKLGGWASAKDVILKLCGMLTVKGGTDKVVEYFGEGTSSISCTGKATITNMGAELGATCSVFPYDDRMAAYLKSTGRDELAKVADAHKDLLSADADVVANPGKYFDEVYEIDLSALEPHLVGPHTPDLARPISALKKEVAEKGYTVKISSALIGSCTNSSYEDIGRAAFVAKQAMEVGVKMESPFLVSPGSTQIQNTIERDGQMATFNEVGATVLANACGPCIGQWRRDDIKPGEKNTIVTSFNRNFRARNDANPETLAFIASPEIVMALGLAGRLDFNPQTDELVGPKGSIKLQAPVAPELPAKGFIADTEGYQKPAGATAQVAVNPSSDRLQLLSPFTKWDGNDFVDNLVLAKAKGKCTTDHISPGGKWLNYRGHLDNISNNMLLGADNAFTGEIGKGKNQLTGETGVEFAQIARQYQKASKGWIIVGDENYGEGSSREHAAMCPRHLGATAVITKSFARIHETNLKKQGVLALTFVNPKDYDKVQEADKVSLVDLKDLAPGKNVKMILKHADGSTETIEAKHTYNAEQLKWFRAGSALNLIRGL, encoded by the coding sequence ATGGCTTCTAAAATCGAAACTACACCGGAAATGGTGCAGAACGTTTACAAGAAGACAGCTGAACGTATCGCAGTTGTTGGTAAGCGTTTGAACCGTCCTTTGACTCTTGGAGAAAAAATCCTTTTCGGTCACTTGGACGACCCACAAAATCAAGAATTAGTTCGTGGCGAAAGCTTCCTACTTTTGAGACCAGACCGTGTAGCAATGCAAGATGCGACAGCGCAAATGGCTTTGTTGCAATTCATGCTTGCTGGAAAAGACGAAGCAGCGGTTCCTTCTACAGTTCACTGTGACCACTTGATCCAAGCTTACAAAGGTTCAAGCGTGGACATGACTGTTGCTAACACTTCCAACAAAGAAGTTTATGACTTCTTGGCGACAGCTTCTTCTCGTTACAACATCGGTTTCTGGAAACCAGGCGCTGGGATCATCCATCAAGTCATCCTAGAAAACTACGCTTTCCCAGGTGGCTTGATGATCGGTACAGACTCTCACACTCCAAATGCGGGTGGCTTGGGTATGTGTGCGGTAGGTGTCGGTGGATCTGACGCTTCTGACGTCATGGTTGGTCTTCCATGGGAAGTTAAAAATCCAAAATTGATCGGTGTTCACCTTAAAGGAAAACTTGGCGGCTGGGCTTCTGCCAAAGACGTGATCTTGAAACTTTGCGGAATGCTAACTGTTAAAGGTGGTACGGATAAAGTTGTTGAGTACTTCGGTGAAGGGACTTCTTCAATCTCTTGTACGGGTAAAGCTACCATCACAAACATGGGTGCTGAGCTTGGTGCAACTTGTTCTGTATTCCCGTACGACGACCGCATGGCTGCTTACTTGAAATCAACTGGCCGTGATGAATTAGCTAAAGTTGCTGATGCTCACAAAGATCTTTTGTCTGCTGATGCTGACGTTGTTGCAAATCCAGGCAAATACTTCGACGAAGTTTACGAAATCGATTTGTCTGCTTTGGAGCCACACTTGGTGGGTCCTCATACTCCGGACTTGGCTCGTCCTATCTCTGCACTTAAAAAAGAAGTGGCTGAGAAAGGTTACACAGTTAAGATTTCTTCTGCGTTGATCGGTTCTTGCACGAACTCTTCATACGAAGATATTGGTCGCGCGGCATTCGTAGCGAAACAAGCTATGGAAGTCGGCGTGAAAATGGAATCTCCATTCTTGGTTTCTCCAGGTTCTACACAAATCCAAAACACTATCGAGCGCGACGGTCAAATGGCGACGTTCAACGAAGTGGGTGCAACTGTTCTTGCGAACGCTTGCGGTCCTTGCATCGGTCAATGGAGACGTGACGACATTAAACCTGGCGAGAAGAATACAATCGTAACTTCTTTCAACCGTAACTTCCGCGCACGTAACGATGCGAATCCAGAAACTTTAGCTTTCATCGCAAGTCCTGAAATCGTAATGGCGTTGGGTCTTGCCGGTCGTTTGGATTTCAATCCACAAACGGATGAATTGGTTGGACCAAAAGGTTCTATCAAATTGCAAGCTCCAGTGGCGCCAGAGTTGCCTGCTAAAGGTTTCATCGCGGACACTGAAGGTTACCAAAAACCAGCGGGTGCGACGGCTCAAGTGGCTGTGAATCCTTCTTCAGATCGTTTGCAACTTCTTTCGCCATTCACGAAATGGGATGGTAACGACTTCGTTGATAATTTGGTTCTTGCGAAAGCAAAAGGCAAATGTACAACGGATCATATCTCTCCAGGTGGTAAATGGTTGAACTACCGTGGTCACTTGGACAACATCTCTAACAACATGTTGTTGGGTGCGGATAACGCGTTCACAGGTGAAATCGGTAAAGGTAAAAACCAACTGACTGGCGAAACTGGCGTTGAGTTCGCTCAGATCGCACGTCAATACCAAAAAGCTAGCAAAGGCTGGATCATCGTTGGTGACGAAAACTACGGTGAAGGTTCTTCTCGTGAGCACGCAGCTATGTGCCCAAGACACCTTGGCGCGACTGCAGTGATCACGAAATCATTCGCACGTATTCACGAAACAAACTTGAAAAAACAAGGTGTGTTGGCTTTGACTTTCGTAAATCCAAAAGACTACGACAAAGTTCAAGAAGCGGACAAAGTTTCCTTGGTAGATCTTAAAGATCTAGCTCCAGGTAAGAACGTGAAAATGATCTTGAAGCACGCTGATGGATCAACTGAAACGATCGAAGCGAAACATACATACAACGCAGAACAATTGAAATGGTTCAGAGCGGGCTCTGCTCTTAACTTGATCCGCGGCCTTTAA